One Papio anubis isolate 15944 chromosome 9, Panubis1.0, whole genome shotgun sequence genomic window carries:
- the DAZAP2 gene encoding DAZ-associated protein 2 isoform X1, with protein MNSKGQYPTQPTYPVQPPGNPVYPQTLHLPQAPPYTDAPPAYSELYRPSFVHPGAATVPTMSAAFPGASLYLPMAQSVAVGPLGSTIPMAYYPVSPIYPPGSTVLVEGGYDAGARFGAGATAGNIPPPPPGCPPNAAQLAVMQGANVLVTQRKGNFFMGGSDGGYTIW; from the exons ATGAACAGCAAAG gTCAATATCCAACACAGCCAACCTACCCTGTGCAGCCTCCTGGGAATCCAGTATACCCTCAGACCTTGCATCTTCCTCAGGCTCCACCCTATACTGATGCTCCACCTGCCTACTCAGAG CTCTATCGTCCGAGTTTTGTGCACCCAGGGGctgccacagtccccaccatGTCAGCCGCATTTCCTGGAGCCTCTCTGTATCTTCCCATGGCCCAGTCTGTGGCTGTTGGGCCTTTAGGTTCCACAATCCCCATGGCTTATTATCCAGTCAGTCCCATCTATCCACCTGGCTCCACAGTGCTGGTGGAAGGAGGGTATGATGCAGGTGCCAGATTTGGAGCTGGGGCTACTGCTGGCAACATTCCT cctccacctcctggatgcCCTCCCAATGCTGCTCAGCTTGCAGTCATGCAGGGAGCCAACGTCCTCGTAACTCAGCGGAAGGGGAATTTCTTCATGGGTGGTTCAGATGGTGGCTACACCATCTGGTGA
- the DAZAP2 gene encoding DAZ-associated protein 2 isoform X2 yields MNSKGQYPTQPTYPVQPPGNPVYPQTLHLPQAPPYTDAPPAYSELYRPSFVHPGAATVPTMSAAFPGASLYLPMAQSVAVGPLGSTIPMAYYPVSPIYPPASTSWMPSQCCSACSHAGSQRPRNSAEGEFLHGWFRWWLHHLVRNQGHLCAGKDITYLQHFSQCNCFSHINLKLQFRHMLLGCLSGAQSFRHFSNLIRNHVMVAVPP; encoded by the exons ATGAACAGCAAAG gTCAATATCCAACACAGCCAACCTACCCTGTGCAGCCTCCTGGGAATCCAGTATACCCTCAGACCTTGCATCTTCCTCAGGCTCCACCCTATACTGATGCTCCACCTGCCTACTCAGAG CTCTATCGTCCGAGTTTTGTGCACCCAGGGGctgccacagtccccaccatGTCAGCCGCATTTCCTGGAGCCTCTCTGTATCTTCCCATGGCCCAGTCTGTGGCTGTTGGGCCTTTAGGTTCCACAATCCCCATGGCTTATTATCCAGTCAGTCCCATCTATCCACCTG cctccacctcctggatgcCCTCCCAATGCTGCTCAGCTTGCAGTCATGCAGGGAGCCAACGTCCTCGTAACTCAGCGGAAGGGGAATTTCTTCATGGGTGGTTCAGATGGTGGCTACACCATCTGGTGAGGAACCAAGGCCACCTTTGTGCCGGGAAAGACATCACATACCTTCAGCACTTCTCACAATGTAACTGCTTTAGTCATATTAACCTGAAGTTGCAGTTTAGACACATGTTGTTGGGGTGTCTTTCTGGTGCCCAATCTTTCAGGCACTTTTCAAATTTAATAAGGAACCATGTAATGGTAGCAGTACCTCCCTAA